From the genome of Solanum dulcamara chromosome 12, daSolDulc1.2, whole genome shotgun sequence:
ATTTTTCCCGAAGGCAATGTCATAACATCCACAAAAGAAGAGGTATGCGCCAGTGGCTAGCTCTAACAAATGAAGTCTGTCGTCAAAAGAACAAAGAATGACTTAAGTTTGTTGTACAGCTAGTCCTGTTTGATCTAAAAACGACGAAAGGGAAGCGACTTTAGAGGATTGTTTACCTGTCACCAAACCTAAATCGAGGTTTCTTAGACGCTTTGATAGCTGATTTCATCTTGAGAACATCCCCTAGTTTCTCTGTGACAATCCATTCATTGACTCTTCCTGCCTCTAACAATCCGATGAATGTAGCTTTTGTCCGATGTAGTGACATGACATTCTCGAAAAGGATCCAAAATATTATCAGATGTAACGACCTGTTGTCAAATAGGCACGAGCACGAAACTCTCAGCATTTTCTTTGTATTTGAGTACTTGCTCTGTAGCTTATGAAATGTTTGATTATCGCTCATCTTGCAAGGATCTGTAGTCTAACAGTGACTTTCCTATTTCCCTTTTTTGTTAATGTCACTCCTAAGCCATGTTGCTCAAGACTCCTCAAATATGCTACCGCACACGTGTTGGATCGTCCCAAAAATGCGCTACTTTTGGACGTTTCGACACGCACTAGGATGCATtcttgaagagtccgagcaataTAGCTCTCCTAAgtaatatttgaaataaaatcttAACATGGAATGAGAATATATAGCAGTTAGTTGCTAAACGAAATGTTAAGAGAAAGAGAACTGACCTTGGAGTTCCAACTGCGTTGAGTATTGTAATAATGGAAGGAATATAAACAGCTCCCCATTTCGGAACCTCAACTTCAGGTACTAATACAGTTGCAGGTAGTACAACACAGTAGAACACAAATGTGACAATGTGGGCTACAACTTTCCTTACAAAGAAGAAGCTGTATATCACATGAATCTTCTTCCACAACGATACTTTCTGCAAGAAAGATGCACGCAACATAAAGGCTCAACGGAGACTTGGCTAAGCTCAGTAATACTAAGCAGTTATCAAGTTCACATAACAACGATTACTTGAGGAATTTACCTTGTTTCTTATGATCTCCATAAACATTTTCCTGAAAAGATTTGCCGGGCCACAGGACCAACGATGTTGTTGATAGCGATAGGCCTTGAATGTACTTGGTAATTCATTTTTCACCTATACAAATGAAACAAGAGCTTAAAAATTTCTCACTTCATGACTCAATGTCACCATAGTAGTATGACATTTATTTGTTTGTAAATAGGATATATCACTCCTATTTCGGACAAGTTAAGTATTACCTTGAGAGCAGAAAGGTACAAGAATTTCCAGCCCTTGAGACTAGCGCGGACAGCAAGGTCCATATCCTCAACTGTTGTCCTATCCTTCCAACCTCCAGCCTCCTCTAATGCGGCAATTCTCCAAATACCTGCTGTCCctatggttttttttttttgacatacACTGTGAGCTTTACTTCTATtcaaacacacacaaaaataacaacaacatcgCCTCAATTCTATGCAAGTTGGAACCGTCTATATGAATCCATAGTATTCATTTTGCTCTGTTTAAAATCAGTTCCACGGGTTTCGATCACTCTTTAGGTGACATGTCATTGTAATGGCACAGGAATTAACTTCGTCAAGCTTATCTGCTAATTTGTTCCAAACTATAGTTTCTATTTTTAAGATCGCGCTTGTAGTACACGTGGTTTGAGATGTTTCAAGCTCAGTATCTACTGATTTTGCCATTCCTCCGATTTTTTGTCCgttaaacaacaacaacatgccgCCCAGTAGAGTGTACACAAACCTTACTCCTATCTCGTGAAATAAGACTGATTTCGAAAGACTGATTCCGAAACGACAACAACATGTCCAATATAGTGTACACAAACCTTACTCCTATCTCGTGAAATAAGACTGATTCCGAAAGGCCCTATATATGATTTTAAGTCCATTCCAGTCGAATATTAGAAAAAATTGGTTTCTCTAACTTTGGTTTCTTTTTCGAACACAAGTAATGgcaaaatctcaaatacaagCAAAAAAGAACATCCTTTTGGACCACTTCTGTCAATATTATTTTGTCTTTTAAGCTCGGACTATTCAAAAATATGGTTGCACGACTCGTGTCGAATCCTCCAAAAATACACTATCTTTAGAGGATTTGACACACTCACTCAATGACATTTTTAAAGAGTTCAAacaatatatatcatatttgcTCTATTAATTATTAGGGATATGTTCATTCAGGTAGATTTCAATACATTAATTACATGTATAAAATTAGCTGAGacaaggaaaaaataattaatgggAGAGCAAATTGTTGATACCATTAAAGCCGAAAAAAGCATAGGTGGAAGAGCCCACTTCTTGCTCCACTGTAAAATGGTAATCCAGGGACATTTCTTGCATTCTTGTCATCAAGCATTCATCAGCATTCACTGCAAACATTACACACCACAAAATCCTAAAGATAGGACGACTGGGCTTAACTTAATATCAAAAGCTAACTCAAAAAAGTAAAGATTGTCCAAGTCAATATATTGCAAATCACAAGTTCATGATTTTCTAACCAATGTGAGATTTTAATTTATCTAGCATTCTTTGAATTAGAACAAAGTTTTAAAAAGGAGGAAATACATTGGAATTTCGTTCTCTAAAATAAACTTTATACATTCGTATGATcactataaattattttttaaagataaaaggaaaattttaaagttaaattatttctatttatagaaatatcACCTTTTTTTAGATCGACTAATTAGGAAAGCGTGTTAAATAAATTAGAACATGAAAGTTCACGAATTAAATCTCTAAAGCCAGCATGAATTGATAGATCACATGTTACGACAAATAAACTATATTAGAAAATAG
Proteins encoded in this window:
- the LOC129876375 gene encoding glucomannan 4-beta-mannosyltransferase 9 translates to MDRFSSTTLFPDTLSGNRDDLTEQLTIIWEEIKAPLIVPLLRIAVFLCLLMSILLFIERVYMGIVITLVKFFGRKPEKRYKWESLKDDVELGNSSYPMVLVQIPMYNEKEVYQLSIGAACGLSWPCDRIIIQVLDDSTDPIIKNLVSMECQRWSSKGINIKYEIRDNRNGYKAGALKEGLKHPYVKQCDYVAIFDADFQPEPDFLLRTIPFLVHNPQLGLVQARWKFVNADECLMTRMQEMSLDYHFTVEQEVGSSTYAFFGFNGTAGIWRIAALEEAGGWKDRTTVEDMDLAVRASLKGWKFLYLSALKVKNELPSTFKAYRYQQHRWSCGPANLFRKMFMEIIRNKKVSLWKKIHVIYSFFFVRKVVAHIVTFVFYCVVLPATVLVPEVEVPKWGAVYIPSIITILNAVGTPRSLHLIIFWILFENVMSLHRTKATFIGLLEAGRVNEWIVTEKLGDVLKMKSAIKASKKPRFRFGDRLHLLELATGAYLFFCGCYDIAFGKNHYFLYLFFQAFAFFIIGFGHVGTYVPNS